In Paraburkholderia sprentiae WSM5005, a genomic segment contains:
- a CDS encoding histidine kinase: MSSEPIHSSSADRPPPPSSPIWRDLGWVVAVTVLAAVLGAAFDVSEKAYRFTRGMERFQLDELPGTLLVLSIALAWFAWRRYRDARREVRQRRMLEEQAERLLADNRRLASQALQAQELERRHMARELHDELGQYLNAISLDAARIRDLSDEREPEIHRIALGLMQSATHVYREIGGMIRRLRPIGLDEFGLPSALEHCVDGWRERLPDASFSVTIEGDFTGLSEALTITLYRLVQEGLTNVSKFARRSRVELFMVRAPREDNGTQIDEIVVTMADDGPGTDLRQPRSGLGLIGMRERVEALGGEFHVASEPQGGFLFCARVPAQAGLAEPVK; this comes from the coding sequence ATGTCAAGCGAACCGATCCATTCCTCTTCCGCTGACCGCCCGCCGCCGCCGTCGTCGCCGATCTGGCGCGATCTCGGCTGGGTCGTCGCCGTGACCGTGCTCGCGGCGGTGCTCGGCGCCGCGTTCGATGTCAGCGAGAAGGCCTACCGGTTCACGCGCGGCATGGAGCGCTTCCAGCTCGACGAGTTGCCGGGCACGCTGTTGGTGCTGTCCATCGCGCTGGCGTGGTTCGCCTGGCGCCGCTATCGCGATGCACGCCGCGAAGTGCGCCAGCGCCGCATGCTCGAGGAACAGGCCGAACGGTTGCTCGCAGACAACCGGCGCCTCGCCAGTCAGGCGCTGCAGGCGCAGGAACTGGAGCGCCGCCATATGGCGCGCGAGCTGCACGACGAGCTGGGCCAATACCTGAACGCGATCTCGCTCGACGCCGCGCGCATTCGCGACCTATCGGACGAGCGCGAGCCGGAGATTCATCGCATCGCACTTGGGTTGATGCAGAGCGCGACGCATGTGTACCGCGAGATCGGCGGCATGATCCGCCGGCTCCGGCCGATCGGTCTCGACGAATTCGGCTTGCCGAGCGCACTCGAACACTGCGTCGACGGCTGGCGCGAGCGCCTGCCCGACGCGTCGTTCTCGGTGACGATCGAAGGCGATTTCACCGGCCTCAGCGAGGCGCTGACGATCACGCTGTATCGGCTGGTGCAGGAAGGATTGACGAACGTGTCGAAGTTCGCGCGCCGCTCGCGCGTCGAACTGTTCATGGTGCGCGCGCCGCGCGAAGACAACGGCACGCAGATCGACGAGATCGTCGTCACGATGGCCGACGACGGCCCCGGCACCGATCTGCGGCAACCGCGCAGCGGACTAGGGCTGATCGGCATGCGCGAACGCGTCGAGGCGCTCGGCGGCGAGTTTCACGTCGCGAGCGAGCCGCAGGGCGGTTTCCTGTTTTGCGCGCGGGTGCCCGCTCAGGCGGGACTGGCCGAGCCCGTGAAGTGA
- a CDS encoding TonB-dependent receptor gives MSMRSQARRKRRLQRRAGITFCVGGALAGLSTSVWAQAEPPVAASAPGSASSAAAGNNANSNATPTTTLAPIVVVGTTPLLGIGTPLTQVPANVQTVRAADIERQHRQTLSDFLAANLPSVTLSDAQGNPYQMNLFYRGFTASPLLGTPQGLSVFVDGVRVNEPFGDVVNWDLLPQQAIDTMQLIPGSNPAFGFNTLGGALSITTKNGKDNPVGEAEIQGGSWGRKAAQIEQGGTVGPNLDYYFTANAANDNGWAEQNESRIRQVFGKLRYTDADTTLSLSAGGADNDLHGAQTIPRSFLNNPRQPYTYPDRNQNSAGYLTLSGDHYFNDNVELSGNAYYRHFRNANTSSNVNNNYGTIGADGSVDTLQATNLQSTVTTDSYGASLQLTLLGKLGGMQNQFIAGMAVDAADSRFTQSSQDAAFTDSRATIGIGNFSQQTNANTHNTNYGLYLTDTLSLTPQWSLTLSGRYNWADATIGDETGTQPQLDGHHTFSRFNPAVGVNWNPTPALTAYATYNEGMRSPTAIELACADPNAPCSLPNDFISDPSLQPVISKTYEVGARGRIGGNTTWSAAAYSTTLDNDIEFISSNGAGSSQGFFQNVGRTRRQGVELAAQSRYGPLTLTGSYSYVDATYQSTWVESSPSNSSADANGNITVRPGDRIPGIPATTVKLRLDYAATAKWRVGTNLTWRGSIYAQGDENNQDANGRISGYLLIDMDTTYQVTKQLQVFASVSNLLDKRYASFGALGANFFTGPGNTFNGAAPVNEQFVGPGAPRGFWVGMRYAWK, from the coding sequence ATGAGCATGCGATCACAAGCACGCCGCAAACGCCGGCTTCAGCGGCGCGCCGGCATCACGTTTTGCGTCGGCGGCGCGCTCGCCGGTCTGTCCACGAGCGTGTGGGCGCAGGCCGAGCCGCCGGTCGCGGCGTCGGCGCCAGGCTCCGCGTCTTCCGCCGCGGCCGGGAACAACGCCAATAGCAACGCGACACCGACCACGACGCTCGCGCCGATCGTCGTCGTAGGCACCACGCCGCTGCTCGGCATCGGCACGCCGCTCACGCAGGTGCCGGCCAACGTGCAGACGGTCCGCGCGGCCGATATCGAACGGCAGCACCGCCAGACGCTCAGCGATTTCCTCGCGGCGAATCTGCCGAGCGTCACCCTCTCCGATGCGCAGGGCAATCCGTATCAGATGAACCTGTTCTATCGCGGCTTCACCGCGTCGCCGCTGCTGGGCACGCCGCAGGGCTTATCGGTTTTCGTCGACGGCGTGCGCGTGAACGAGCCGTTCGGCGACGTCGTGAACTGGGACCTGCTGCCGCAACAGGCGATCGACACGATGCAGCTGATCCCCGGCTCGAACCCGGCGTTCGGCTTCAACACGCTCGGCGGTGCGCTATCGATCACGACCAAAAACGGCAAGGACAACCCGGTCGGCGAGGCAGAGATACAGGGCGGCTCGTGGGGACGCAAGGCCGCGCAGATCGAACAGGGCGGCACGGTCGGCCCGAACCTCGACTACTACTTCACCGCCAATGCCGCGAACGACAACGGCTGGGCCGAGCAGAACGAGAGCCGCATTCGCCAGGTGTTCGGCAAGCTGCGCTATACCGACGCCGACACGACCCTGTCGTTGTCGGCCGGCGGCGCGGACAACGATCTGCACGGCGCGCAGACCATTCCGCGCTCGTTCCTCAACAACCCCCGGCAACCGTACACGTATCCGGACCGGAATCAGAACAGCGCCGGCTACCTGACGCTGTCGGGCGATCATTACTTCAACGACAACGTCGAGTTGAGCGGCAACGCGTACTACCGGCACTTTCGCAACGCCAACACCAGCAGCAACGTCAACAACAACTATGGCACGATCGGCGCCGACGGCAGCGTCGACACGTTGCAGGCGACCAACCTGCAGTCGACCGTAACGACCGACAGCTACGGCGCGAGCCTGCAACTGACGCTGCTCGGCAAGCTCGGGGGCATGCAGAACCAGTTCATCGCGGGCATGGCCGTCGATGCCGCCGATTCGCGCTTCACGCAGTCGTCGCAGGACGCGGCGTTCACCGATTCGCGCGCGACGATCGGCATTGGCAATTTCTCACAGCAGACCAATGCGAACACGCACAACACGAACTACGGCCTGTACCTCACGGACACACTGTCGCTGACGCCGCAGTGGTCGCTGACGCTGTCGGGCCGCTATAACTGGGCCGATGCGACGATCGGCGACGAAACCGGCACGCAGCCGCAACTCGACGGCCACCATACGTTCTCGCGCTTCAACCCGGCGGTCGGCGTCAACTGGAATCCGACGCCGGCGCTCACCGCTTATGCGACCTACAACGAGGGCATGCGCTCGCCGACCGCGATCGAGCTGGCCTGCGCCGATCCAAACGCGCCGTGCTCGCTGCCGAACGACTTCATCTCCGATCCGTCGTTGCAGCCGGTCATTTCGAAGACTTATGAAGTCGGTGCGCGCGGCAGGATCGGCGGCAACACGACATGGAGCGCCGCGGCCTACAGCACGACGCTCGACAACGACATCGAGTTCATCAGCAGCAACGGCGCGGGCAGTTCGCAGGGCTTTTTCCAGAACGTCGGGCGCACGCGCCGGCAAGGCGTCGAACTGGCTGCGCAGAGCAGGTATGGGCCGCTCACGCTGACTGGCAGCTATAGCTATGTCGACGCGACTTATCAGTCGACGTGGGTCGAAAGCAGCCCCAGCAATTCCAGCGCCGACGCGAACGGCAACATCACCGTGCGGCCCGGCGATCGTATCCCCGGCATTCCGGCGACGACCGTCAAGCTACGGCTCGATTACGCGGCCACCGCGAAATGGCGCGTCGGCACGAACCTGACGTGGCGCGGCAGCATTTACGCGCAGGGCGACGAAAACAACCAGGACGCGAATGGCAGGATCTCCGGCTATCTGCTGATCGATATGGACACGACTTACCAGGTGACGAAACAGTTGCAGGTGTTCGCATCGGTGTCGAACCTGCTCGACAAGCGCTATGCGAGCTTCGGCGCACTCGGGGCGAACTTCTTTACCGGACCCGGCAATACGTTCAACGGCGCGGCCCCGGTCAACGAACAGTTCGTTGGGCCGGGTGCGCCGCGGGGGTTTTGGGTGGGGATGAGGTATGCGTGGAAGTAG
- a CDS encoding lysozyme inhibitor LprI family protein, which yields MMRATNIAICLFLASSPAYSSSSIYGSTFDYTKATPTSQYFAGKTEEQIQRFCKNDAVATMDVSACAQHDFERVAQTLEKKVSAIEQIMADGDKQLRTRGEPEALPYFRRGQENWKYYRDNECYADVYEAGQASLRFVEFWDCMARMTRNRLDELTKPINE from the coding sequence ATGATGCGAGCCACTAATATTGCGATTTGTCTTTTCCTGGCATCTTCGCCAGCATATTCGTCAAGCTCGATCTACGGCTCTACGTTCGACTACACGAAGGCCACGCCGACTAGTCAATACTTCGCCGGAAAAACCGAGGAGCAAATCCAACGATTTTGCAAGAATGATGCAGTAGCAACAATGGACGTCTCGGCTTGCGCTCAGCACGATTTCGAGCGCGTTGCACAGACCCTCGAAAAGAAGGTATCCGCTATAGAGCAGATCATGGCTGACGGTGACAAGCAACTTCGGACGCGTGGCGAACCCGAGGCACTTCCCTATTTTCGGAGAGGACAGGAGAATTGGAAGTACTATCGCGACAACGAATGTTATGCCGACGTGTATGAGGCTGGACAGGCATCGTTGCGATTCGTCGAGTTTTGGGACTGCATGGCTAGAATGACCAGGAATCGGCTCGACGAACTGACAAAGCCAATTAATGAGTGA
- a CDS encoding lysozyme — protein sequence MPDAIGRALTDTSQNSCIDLRCDRHGKPWKLSTNGYTFMAVLESGILNGTNYLGQRVVDGFIVQVYNDGYGIPTVGFGHKVTPQDNLHVGDVIPVDRARNFFKKNLMSVEAAINREVKVFLHQYEYDALVSVLFNTGENHSKVDAWYPETRCHHLAAYLNRGEYKEMGDVIRSFIAQRVPKRRKSEAKLFETGIYDASH from the coding sequence ATGCCTGATGCAATTGGAAGAGCGCTAACAGATACAAGCCAGAATTCGTGCATTGACCTGCGTTGCGATAGGCACGGCAAGCCGTGGAAGCTTTCCACAAACGGATATACCTTTATGGCCGTCCTTGAAAGCGGGATTCTTAACGGTACTAATTATCTCGGTCAACGAGTGGTCGATGGCTTTATCGTACAGGTCTACAACGACGGCTATGGTATTCCGACTGTGGGGTTTGGTCATAAAGTCACCCCGCAAGACAATTTGCATGTTGGCGATGTCATACCGGTCGACCGGGCGCGCAACTTCTTTAAGAAAAACTTAATGAGTGTCGAAGCTGCAATCAATCGTGAAGTGAAGGTCTTTCTGCATCAGTACGAATACGACGCCTTAGTATCGGTCCTTTTTAATACGGGTGAGAACCACAGTAAAGTTGACGCATGGTATCCAGAAACGCGGTGTCATCACCTCGCCGCCTACCTCAATCGGGGGGAGTACAAAGAAATGGGGGACGTAATTCGCTCTTTCATTGCGCAACGGGTGCCAAAGCGCCGCAAATCCGAAGCAAAACTATTTGAAACGGGCATCTATGATGCGAGCCACTAA
- a CDS encoding ester cyclase yields MGEINLSQVYRGYIACLNAQDWSKLGGFVRDDVKYNGQRIGLSGYREMLERDFREIPDLRFEIQLLVCEPPRIASRLQFDCTPIDTFLGLPVEGKRVAFAENVFYELLGNKIHEVWSVIDKAAVERQLMTS; encoded by the coding sequence ATGGGCGAAATCAATCTTTCTCAGGTATACCGGGGCTATATCGCCTGCTTGAACGCGCAGGACTGGTCGAAGCTCGGAGGCTTTGTTCGCGATGACGTGAAATACAACGGCCAACGGATCGGCTTGTCAGGCTATCGCGAGATGCTTGAGAGAGATTTCCGCGAAATCCCGGACCTACGCTTTGAAATTCAACTTCTCGTCTGCGAGCCACCGCGTATTGCGAGCCGATTGCAGTTTGACTGTACGCCTATCGATACATTTCTCGGACTGCCCGTAGAGGGGAAACGCGTCGCGTTTGCCGAGAACGTCTTCTATGAGTTGCTTGGAAACAAGATACATGAAGTCTGGTCGGTCATCGACAAGGCTGCGGTTGAACGCCAGCTGATGACCAGTTGA
- a CDS encoding YVTN family beta-propeller repeat protein, with product MLETRTFPRPPRRSLALACAFMLASAAHAASAPLAYVTSEKAGVGVIDIDQMTLAQTFPVGADGPRGLSLNADGTRLLVANKNTNDLAVIDTATGKVVQRVKIGKNPEFVRVRNGYAYVTYEPGEESGPPGAKPAGKPEGKPDANAGGKPGADDDDANKPPAEIAIIDMKNWRVIRSVTSGHETEGIEFSRDGQMMLVTNEGDDTVSIYHARTGAPIRTVKLAAGGRPRGIRLSPDGKYYVVTLESLSKFVVIDAHTFDVVKTVDTKLGPYGVAFGPNGRRLFVAAARDKVVQVFDGHTYEHVTDVPVGQRCWHFSFTPDGSKLMVACGRSDAVYVLDANSYQPLKQIGELPLAWGIVTYPHSDGSIESH from the coding sequence ATGCTGGAGACACGGACTTTCCCCCGACCGCCACGCCGTTCCCTCGCGCTGGCCTGCGCGTTCATGCTGGCGAGCGCCGCGCATGCCGCGAGCGCGCCGCTCGCCTACGTGACGAGCGAGAAGGCCGGCGTCGGCGTGATCGATATCGACCAGATGACGCTGGCGCAGACCTTTCCGGTCGGCGCGGACGGCCCGCGCGGCCTGAGCCTGAACGCCGACGGCACGCGCCTGCTGGTCGCGAACAAGAACACGAACGATCTCGCGGTGATCGACACGGCCACGGGCAAGGTCGTGCAGCGCGTGAAGATCGGCAAAAACCCTGAATTCGTGCGGGTGCGCAACGGCTACGCGTACGTGACCTACGAGCCCGGCGAGGAGAGCGGCCCGCCGGGAGCCAAACCGGCAGGCAAACCCGAGGGCAAGCCCGACGCGAACGCGGGCGGCAAGCCCGGCGCGGACGACGACGACGCGAACAAGCCGCCCGCGGAAATCGCGATCATCGATATGAAAAACTGGCGTGTGATCCGCTCGGTCACGAGCGGCCACGAAACCGAAGGCATTGAATTTTCGCGCGACGGCCAGATGATGCTCGTCACCAACGAAGGCGACGACACGGTGTCGATCTATCACGCTCGCACCGGCGCGCCGATCCGAACCGTGAAGCTCGCGGCGGGCGGCCGGCCGCGCGGCATCCGGCTGTCGCCCGACGGCAAATACTATGTGGTCACGCTGGAGTCGCTCAGCAAGTTCGTCGTGATCGACGCGCATACGTTCGACGTCGTCAAGACCGTCGACACCAAACTCGGGCCCTATGGCGTCGCGTTCGGCCCGAACGGTCGGCGGCTCTTCGTGGCGGCCGCGCGCGACAAGGTGGTGCAGGTGTTCGACGGCCACACGTACGAACATGTCACCGATGTGCCGGTCGGTCAGCGTTGCTGGCATTTCAGCTTCACGCCGGACGGCTCGAAGCTGATGGTCGCGTGCGGGCGCTCCGACGCGGTCTATGTGCTCGACGCGAACAGCTATCAGCCGCTCAAGCAGATCGGCGAGTTGCCGCTCGCGTGGGGCATCGTCACGTATCCGCACAGCGACGGCTCGATTGAGTCGCACTGA
- a CDS encoding TonB family protein produces the protein MKLQVAMGNPESSTHRAADYRGVAIVLGAVIVAHLVLLAIALSARNSIVERQVEPRTITALLLSPEPSPPVVSPAAPPTRAAVVPPAPTPPVTRPAARVKPVPQPRAQVPRSVETPRPKPSASRESSAQPVTQTAVPETAAAAAPSAASAPAAHPAVRASSEPRNVSHVDCSIPKPDYPDISKRRGEHGTAIVRFVVGLSGHIETAQLQTSSGSARLDDAALAAVHAGACQPYTENGTPLRAAYSQSFVFGLTE, from the coding sequence ATGAAGCTGCAAGTTGCCATGGGGAACCCAGAAAGTTCTACGCATCGCGCGGCCGATTACCGCGGCGTGGCCATCGTGCTGGGCGCCGTGATCGTCGCGCATCTGGTGCTGCTCGCCATCGCGTTGAGCGCGCGCAACAGCATCGTCGAGCGTCAGGTCGAGCCGCGCACGATCACCGCGTTGCTGCTGAGCCCCGAACCCTCCCCGCCCGTTGTTTCGCCTGCCGCGCCGCCCACACGCGCCGCTGTCGTTCCGCCTGCGCCCACGCCGCCCGTCACGCGCCCCGCCGCGCGCGTCAAACCGGTGCCACAGCCGCGCGCGCAGGTGCCGCGCAGTGTTGAAACGCCGCGGCCCAAGCCGTCCGCGTCGCGCGAAAGCAGCGCGCAGCCCGTCACGCAAACCGCCGTGCCCGAGACGGCAGCGGCCGCCGCGCCATCGGCGGCGTCGGCTCCCGCCGCCCATCCGGCGGTGCGCGCATCGAGCGAGCCGCGCAACGTGTCGCATGTCGACTGCTCGATTCCGAAGCCCGACTATCCCGACATCTCGAAGCGGCGCGGCGAGCATGGCACCGCCATCGTGCGTTTCGTCGTCGGGCTGAGCGGGCATATCGAAACGGCGCAGCTACAAACCAGCAGCGGCTCCGCGCGGCTCGACGACGCGGCGCTCGCCGCCGTCCATGCGGGCGCCTGCCAGCCGTACACCGAAAACGGCACGCCGCTGCGCGCGGCGTACTCGCAGTCGTTCGTGTTCGGACTGACCGAGTGA
- a CDS encoding MotA/TolQ/ExbB proton channel family protein encodes MQHYGLANVWDSGDIVTRGILSVLVIMSVLSWTVIIVKLWQLIRLRRVTRHSDARFWSADRFDDGLRSLGHPDSSAHDNPLLALALAGHEAATHHRQTQQHLHDRIDVSDWITRRLQDTMEETVARLQSGLAILASIGSTAPFVGLFGTVWGIYHALIVIGETGQTSIDHVAGPVGESLIMTAFGLFVAIPAVLGYNGLTRANRSIVARLKRFAHGLHAYFVTGSQLPSSAGPQMRVVPGGTNATNPTRDGDLEWQ; translated from the coding sequence ATGCAACATTACGGACTCGCAAACGTCTGGGATTCAGGTGATATCGTCACGCGCGGCATTCTGAGCGTGCTCGTGATCATGTCGGTGCTGTCGTGGACGGTGATCATCGTGAAGCTGTGGCAGTTGATCCGCCTCAGGCGCGTGACCCGCCACAGCGACGCGCGCTTCTGGAGCGCAGACCGCTTCGACGATGGGCTGCGCAGTCTCGGCCACCCGGACTCGAGCGCGCACGACAACCCGCTGCTCGCGCTCGCGCTGGCGGGCCATGAAGCCGCGACGCACCATCGGCAAACGCAGCAGCATCTGCACGACCGCATCGACGTGTCCGACTGGATCACCCGGCGTTTGCAGGACACGATGGAGGAGACGGTCGCGCGCCTGCAAAGCGGCCTCGCGATCCTCGCGTCGATCGGCAGCACCGCGCCTTTCGTCGGGCTGTTCGGCACCGTATGGGGCATCTACCACGCGCTGATCGTGATCGGCGAGACCGGTCAGACGTCGATCGATCATGTCGCCGGTCCGGTCGGCGAGTCGCTGATCATGACGGCGTTCGGGCTCTTCGTCGCGATTCCGGCCGTCCTCGGCTACAACGGTCTGACGCGCGCGAACCGCTCGATCGTCGCGCGTCTGAAGCGTTTCGCGCACGGCTTGCATGCGTATTTCGTGACCGGCTCGCAATTGCCGTCGAGCGCCGGGCCGCAGATGCGCGTGGTGCCGGGCGGCACCAACGCAACGAACCCCACCCGAGACGGAGACCTCGAATGGCAATGA
- a CDS encoding ExbD/TolR family protein, which produces MAMSPFSDDDDQGLMNEINMTPLVDVMLVLLIIFLVTIPALQHAVRVDLPHASSQPEAVKPAHVDVAVQADGTLLWDGQPVTDDGLRARIAQAALATPQPELHLRADRKVPYEQVAIVMSAAQRGGLTKMGFVTDPQLGK; this is translated from the coding sequence ATGGCAATGAGCCCTTTCTCCGACGACGACGATCAAGGTCTGATGAACGAGATCAACATGACGCCGCTCGTCGACGTGATGCTGGTTCTGCTGATCATTTTTCTCGTCACCATTCCGGCCTTGCAACACGCGGTCAGGGTCGATCTGCCGCACGCGAGCAGCCAGCCGGAGGCGGTCAAGCCCGCGCACGTGGACGTCGCGGTGCAGGCGGACGGCACGCTGCTGTGGGACGGCCAGCCCGTGACCGACGACGGCTTGCGCGCGCGCATCGCGCAGGCCGCGCTCGCGACCCCGCAGCCGGAGCTGCATTTGCGCGCCGATCGCAAGGTGCCGTACGAGCAGGTTGCGATCGTGATGTCGGCGGCGCAGCGCGGCGGGCTGACGAAGATGGGTTTCGTGACCGATCCGCAGTTGGGCAAATGA
- a CDS encoding HAD family hydrolase, translated as MQALIFDVDGTLADTETAHLHAFNAAFAEAGLDWSWDEALYAGLLKVAGGKERLLHYWRTVECEEAGGARVREAVDALHALKTRHYTERMRERGVPLRPGIARLIDEANEAGLRVAIATTTTPANLDALLHAHFGASWRHRFAAIGDAGTTPAKKPAPDVYRHVLEQLGLQPAACLAFEDSRNGLLAARAAHVPVVVTPSAFTAREDFDGALAVLPHLGDPHAPIVSMVRGEWHRWVDLATLRRWHDDAARGPDTAARGAPDAGQASATGSV; from the coding sequence ATGCAAGCCCTCATCTTCGACGTCGACGGCACGCTCGCCGACACCGAGACCGCTCACCTGCACGCATTCAATGCCGCGTTTGCCGAAGCGGGCCTCGACTGGTCCTGGGACGAGGCGCTCTATGCGGGTCTTCTGAAAGTGGCGGGCGGCAAGGAGCGTCTGCTCCATTACTGGCGCACGGTCGAGTGCGAAGAAGCCGGGGGCGCGCGGGTGCGAGAGGCCGTCGACGCGCTGCACGCGCTGAAGACGCGCCACTACACCGAGCGGATGCGCGAGCGCGGCGTGCCGCTGCGACCCGGCATCGCGCGTCTGATCGACGAAGCGAACGAGGCCGGCTTGCGCGTGGCAATCGCGACGACCACGACGCCCGCCAACCTCGACGCGCTGCTGCACGCGCATTTCGGCGCGAGCTGGCGCCATCGCTTCGCGGCAATCGGCGACGCCGGCACCACGCCGGCGAAAAAGCCCGCTCCCGACGTCTATCGCCACGTGCTCGAACAGCTGGGCTTGCAGCCCGCTGCATGCCTCGCCTTCGAAGACTCGCGCAACGGCCTGCTGGCGGCGCGCGCCGCGCATGTGCCCGTCGTCGTCACGCCGAGCGCGTTTACCGCGCGTGAGGACTTCGATGGCGCGCTGGCCGTGCTGCCTCATCTCGGCGATCCGCACGCGCCGATTGTTTCGATGGTGCGCGGCGAATGGCATCGCTGGGTGGATCTCGCCACACTGCGCCGCTGGCATGACGACGCCGCGCGCGGTCCCGATACGGCCGCGCGCGGCGCACCGGACGCGGGCCAGGCGAGCGCGACCGGGAGCGTGTGA
- the gph gene encoding phosphoglycolate phosphatase (PGP is an essential enzyme in the glycolate salvage pathway in higher organisms (photorespiration in plants). Phosphoglycolate results from the oxidase activity of RubisCO in the Calvin cycle when concentrations of carbon dioxide are low relative to oxygen. This enzyme is a member of the Haloacid Dehalogenase (HAD) superfamily of aspartate-nucleophile hydrolase enzymes (PF00702).), whose translation MAINRDCRAVLIDLDGTMVDTAPDIVAAAGLMLKDFGAAPLPYDMVTGFIGNGVRRLVRRSLDAAGLGEHVELEHAQAVFERHYAMTNAKLGRVFPGVMAGLHALRQHGYRCACVTNKPQTLAAALLEKTALAAYLDVLVAGDTVASMKPSPEPLWHACRLLDVEPARSALVGDSSVDVAAARAAGLPVFIVSYGYGGASGAEMPRGDALIDSFEALPAILAQARPAWRVDSSR comes from the coding sequence ATGGCGATAAACCGCGATTGCCGCGCAGTCCTGATCGATCTGGACGGCACGATGGTCGATACCGCGCCGGACATCGTCGCGGCCGCCGGCTTGATGCTGAAAGACTTCGGCGCCGCGCCGCTGCCGTATGACATGGTGACCGGCTTCATCGGCAACGGCGTACGCAGGCTCGTGCGCCGCTCACTGGACGCGGCGGGCCTCGGCGAGCACGTCGAGCTGGAGCACGCGCAGGCCGTGTTCGAGCGGCACTACGCGATGACCAACGCGAAGCTCGGTCGGGTTTTTCCTGGCGTGATGGCCGGCTTGCACGCATTGCGGCAGCACGGATACCGCTGCGCGTGCGTGACCAACAAGCCGCAAACGCTGGCGGCAGCGCTGCTCGAGAAAACGGCGCTTGCCGCATATCTGGACGTGCTGGTCGCGGGCGACACCGTGGCGAGCATGAAGCCGTCGCCCGAGCCGCTTTGGCACGCGTGCCGGCTGCTCGACGTCGAGCCCGCCCGTAGCGCGCTGGTCGGCGATTCATCGGTCGATGTGGCGGCGGCGCGCGCGGCCGGTCTGCCGGTCTTTATCGTCAGCTACGGCTATGGCGGCGCGAGCGGCGCGGAGATGCCGCGTGGCGACGCACTGATCGATTCGTTCGAGGCCTTGCCGGCGATTCTGGCGCAAGCGCGACCGGCATGGCGCGTTGATTCAAGCCGCTAA
- a CDS encoding ankyrin repeat domain-containing protein: MRDVFARPLAAAVVLAAAAGACVPALAQDQGEINRQLLAAAKDDDQQSVVAALQRGASVDAMNRIGDTALVTACKKGDAAMARTLIERGANVQHVNAPGDTPLMAAAYGGFDQIVALLLAHGADPLATDRVGKTAMEYAAGQGHAKVVSELLDAGIDVNRAYKNDLTALMWAAGYDRAETAQLLLARGADRSLRDNRGMTAKDIAVQTKSERVAALLSAS, encoded by the coding sequence ATGAGAGACGTGTTCGCCCGGCCGCTCGCGGCCGCCGTTGTGCTCGCCGCCGCAGCCGGCGCGTGCGTGCCGGCGCTCGCGCAGGATCAGGGGGAAATCAACCGCCAACTGCTCGCGGCCGCCAAGGACGACGATCAACAGTCGGTCGTCGCGGCGTTGCAGCGCGGCGCGTCGGTCGATGCGATGAACCGCATCGGCGACACCGCGCTCGTCACCGCGTGCAAGAAGGGTGACGCGGCGATGGCGCGCACGCTGATCGAGCGCGGCGCGAACGTGCAGCATGTGAACGCGCCGGGCGACACGCCGTTGATGGCCGCCGCCTACGGCGGCTTCGATCAGATCGTCGCGCTGCTGCTCGCGCATGGCGCCGATCCGCTCGCGACGGATCGCGTCGGCAAGACCGCGATGGAATACGCGGCGGGCCAGGGACATGCGAAGGTCGTGAGTGAGCTGCTCGATGCCGGCATCGACGTGAACCGGGCCTACAAGAACGATCTGACCGCGCTGATGTGGGCGGCGGGATACGATCGCGCGGAAACCGCCCAACTGTTGCTCGCGCGCGGCGCGGACCGGTCGTTGAGGGACAACCGCGGGATGACGGCGAAGGACATCGCGGTGCAGACGAAGTCGGAGCGGGTCGCGGCGTTGTTATCGGCGAGTTAG